In Drosophila yakuba strain Tai18E2 chromosome 2R, Prin_Dyak_Tai18E2_2.1, whole genome shotgun sequence, a single genomic region encodes these proteins:
- the LOC6529619 gene encoding serglycin: MVYTERTDKCLSSTTKDNQSTKGQNHSKSSSGSGSGSGSGSGSWSSQASSADKWKYNNMVKNDRQQFNGMHFS, from the coding sequence ATGGTCTACACCGAACGTACCGACAAGTGCCTGAGCAGCACCACCAAGGACAACCAGTCCACGAAGGGTCAGAACCACTCCAAGTCGAGCAGCGGCTCTGGATCGGGTTCAGGATCAGGATCGGGATCTTGGAGCAGTCAAGCCTCGAGTGCTGACAAGTGGAAGTACAACAACATGGTGAAGAACGATCGCCAGCAGTTCAATGGGATGCATTTCTCCTAG
- the LOC26536366 gene encoding uncharacterized protein LOC26536366, translating to MPKISHTDSKQKLLKQARLGKHLSSKKGSRTGNSANNKELKVLTLLQTVP from the exons ATGCCAAAAATTAGCCACACGGATtccaaacaaaaattgttgaagCAAGCCAG ATTGGGCAAACACCTATCATCGAAAAAAGGATCGCGTACTGGAAACTCGGCCAACAACAAGGAACTTAAAGTACTCACCCTGTTGCAAACTGTACCGTGA
- the LOC26535269 gene encoding uncharacterized protein LOC26535269: MKTPDTKAKLLNNISLSKHLSSKKGGSRTSNCGNCLEFSVLTRLSSVP; encoded by the exons ATGAAGACACCGGACACCAAAGCCAAGTTGCTGAATAATATAAG TCTATCCAAACATCTGTCTTCCAAGAAAGGCGGCTCTCGCACTAGTAACTGCGGCAATTGTCTGGAATTCTCCGTGCTGACGCGTCTCTCCAGCGTGCCCTGA
- the LOC6529620 gene encoding uncharacterized protein LOC6529620 gives MVHQTRTPSKAIPAKHLSPMRSVEGLGGKYAVSSSPADSFLRNTRLTVQSSSQQSAAFKYNQMVTHNREQFNSLHFC, from the coding sequence ATGGTTCACCAAACTCGCACACCCAGCAAGGCCATCCCCGCCAAGCACCTGAGTCCCATGCGCAGCGTGGAGGGTCTGGGCGGGAAGTACGCCGTGTCCAGCAGTCCGGCAGATAGTTTCCTGCGGAACACGAGGCTCACGGTCCAGAGCAGCTCCCAGCAGTCGGCCGCCTTCAAATACAACCAGATGGTCACCCACAATCGGGAGCAGTTCAATAGCCTGCACTTCTGCTAG
- the LOC6529621 gene encoding UDP-glycosyltransferase UGT5 has product MKLLALPLLVFLLTPEPNDAAQILGLFQHPGKSHFDFFRPMFLALAGRGHNVSMYSYFPLEKPVANYTDYVFQGMPLLTDVVDLRNFESEWKPLGLPFKVLTYFMLHDWGLRSCKVALNSPLITQLLRSPIRYDVILLEHFSNDCMAVVAHLLNAPVIALSSCAIMPWHYKRMGSPFINPIMPMNFLPYTDEMSLIDRLNNFIHFHTVNTLYNLITQPATDALIGQSFGPGLPPINEIVKNTSLMLINQHYALTGPRPYAPNVIEVGGLQVGPIKPLPQHLLDLLDRSPNGVIYISWGSMVNSNTLPSAKRSALFQSISQLKEYNFVMRWKSLDSLENNKPTNLYTFDWLPQRDLLCHPKVRAFITHGGLLGTTEAVHCGVPMLVTPFYGDQFLNSGAVKQRGFGVIVDFRDFDTNHITSGLRIILDKKFADRVRRSTEAFRQRPIPPLELATWWIEHVIKYGGAPLIQSEARHMNWIVYNSIDVLLFWLGILFLLIVAPWKLAKIFISAFGRGKICDDTKAKTQ; this is encoded by the exons ATGAAGTTGCTAGCCCTGCCTTTATTGGTCTTTCTATTGACACCGGAGCCCAATGACGCGGCGCAAATTTTGGGCTTGTTTCAACATCCCGGAAAGAGCCACTTTGACTTCTTCCGACCCATGTTCTTAGCCTTGGCTGGGAGGGGTCACAACGTCAGCATGTATAGCTATTTTCCACTGGAGAAACCAGTGGCCAACTACACGGACTACGTCTTTCAAGGAATGCCTCTGCTCACGGACGTTGTTGACTTAAGG AACTTTGAATCGGAATGGAAGCCCCTTGGACTGCCGTTCAAGGTGCTCACTTACTTTATGCTTCACGATTGGGGTCTGCGATCCTGTAAGGTCGCCCTGAACTCTCCCCTCATCACCCAACTGCTCCGGTCCCCCATTCGATATGACGTCATACTGCTGGAGCATTTCTCCAACGATTGCATGGCAGTGGTGGCCCACCTGTTGAATGCACCTGTAATCGCATTGAGTAGCTGTGCGATAATGCCGTGGCACTACAAACGCATGGGCAGTCCGTTCATTAACCCTATCATGCCCATGAATTTCCTGCCCTACACTGATGAGATGAGTCTGATCGATCGGCTGAATAATTTCATTCACTTCCACACCGTAAACACACTGTACAA TTTGATTACCCAGCCAGCCACCGATGCCCTGATCGGTCAGAGTTTTGGACCCGGACTGCCGCCCATCAATGAGATCGTGAAGAATACAAGTCTGATGCTGATCAATCAGCATTACGCCCTAACCGGACCACGCCCCTATGCTCCAAATGTGATTGAAGTGGGCGGGCTGCAAGTGGGACCGATAAAACCACTTCCACAA CACCTGCTTGATCTTCTAGATCGATCCCCCAATGGAGTAATCTATATCAGCTGGGGCTCCATGGTAAACAGCAATACTCTCCCTTCGGCTAAACGAAGTGCTCTTTTCCAAAGCATTTCCCAACTTAAGGAGTACAACTTTGTGATGCGCTGGAAAAGCCTAGACTCTCTGGAAAATAACAAGCCCACCAACCTCTACACCTTCGACTGGTTGCCCCAAAGAGATCTCTTGTGTCACCCGAAGGTCAGGGCTTTTATCACCCATGGAGGACTTTTGGGCACCACGGAGGCGGTTCACTGTGGAGTTCCCATGCTGGTGACACCTTTCTACGGGGATCAGTTTCTCAATTCCGGCGCAGTGAAACAAAGAGGTTTTGGAGTTATCGTTGACTTCCGAGACTTCGATACGAATCACATAACCAGTGGACTTCGTATTATACTTGACAAAAA ATTCGCGGATAGAGTTAGGCGATCCACCGAAGCCTTTCGCCAGCGTCCCATTCCCCCTCTCGAGTTGGCCACCTGGTGGATCGAGCATGTCATAAAGTATGGGGGGGCTCCACTTATCCAAAGTGAAGCCAGACATATGAACTGGATCGTCTACAATTCCATCGATGTTCTCCTGTTCTGGCTGGGAATCTTATTTCTACTGATTGTCGCCCCGTGGAAGCTCGCAAAAATATTCATATCCGCGTTTGGTCGGGGAAAAATCTGTGACGATACAAAGGCAAAGACGCAATAA
- the LOC6529622 gene encoding UDP-glycosyltransferase UGT5: MWSPRVVLLFLALALSQPNELVEAAGPLKVLGLFPHPGVSHFHFFHPIMKGLAEAGHDVSVVSHFPDKHPVAHYKDFPLTGMDKLTNSVDLKFFEKRTFYSHFQEFFLLHEWGKQSCNLTLRSEALQQILRRPGRFDIIIMEQFNTDCMMGVAHQLQAPVIALSSCVMMPWHYERMGAPLIPSHIPALFMAQSQHMDFGGRLANWFSTHALNWMYKLLSVPAADAMVQYKFGHDVPSVGELVKNTSMFFVNQHYSLSGPKITPPNIIELGGVHIQKSKPLPADLQRILDNAEEGVVLISWGSMIRANSLSAAKRDGIIRAVARLKQKVIWKWENETLPNQPPNMYIMKWLPQRDILCHPNVKVFMSHGGLMGTSEAAYCGVPVVATPMYGDQFVNTAALVERGMGTILNFEDIGENTVMRALKKALDKKFHDAAKVVSHSFHHRPQQALHTAIWWVEHVAHTGGDPLLKPSAVQMSRFVYYSLDVYAVLTLVLGSIIASWVWLLRLCCGSSAAQKSKRD, translated from the exons ATGTGGTCACCGCGGGTTGTACTCCTTTTCCTGGCCCTTGCACTTAGCCAACCAAACGAGTTGGTGGAGGCCGCTGGTCCGCTGAAGGTGCTGGGTCTGTTTCCCCATCCCGGAGTTAGCCACTTCCACTTCTTCCACCCCATCATGAAAGGTCTGGCCGAGGCGGGACATGACGTGAGCGTGGTTTCCCACTTCCCGGACAAGCATCCGGTTGCCCACTACAAGGATTTCCCCCTCACCGGGATGGACAAGCTCACGAACAGTGTTGATCTCAAG ttttttgagAAGCGCACATTCTACAGTCACTTCCAGGAGTTCTTCCTGCTGCACGAGTGGGGCAAGCAGTCCTGCAACCTAACGCTCCGTTCGGAAGCACTGCAGCAGATCCTCAGACGTCCGGGACGCTTTGATATTATCATCATGGAGCAATTCAACACCGACTGCATGATGGGGGTGGCCCACCAGCTCCAGGCGCCGGTAATCGCCCTGAGCAGCTGTGTGATGATGCCCTGGCACTACGAGAGAATGGGAGCTCCTTTGATACCCTCCCACATCCCGGCGCTCTTTATGGCCCAGTCCCAGCACATGGACTTTGGCGGACGACTGGCCAATTGGTTTAGCACCCATGCCTTAAATTGGATGTACAA ATTACTATCGGTTCCCGCTGCCGATGCCATGGTTCAGTACAAATTTGGACACGACGTGCCTTCGGTGGGTGAGCTGGTGAAGAACACATCCATGTTCTTTGTAAACCAGCACTACTCGCTGTCAGGACCCAAAATAACGCCGCCCAATATCATCGAACTGGGTGGCGTACATATCCAGAAATCGAAACCCCTGCCCGCTGATCTGCAGCGCATCTTGGACAATGCCGAGGAAGGAGTGGTCCTGATCAGTTGGGGGTCAATGATCCGGGCGAATTCCCTGTCGGCGGCGAAAAGAGATGGCATCATTCGGGCGGTGGCTCGATTGAAGCAGAAAGTTATCTGGAAATGGGAGAACGAAACCTTGCCTAATCAGCCACCCAACATGTACATTATGAAGTGGTTGCCACAACGCGATATCCTCTGTCATCCCAACGTCAAGGTGTTCATGTCCCACGGCGGACTCATGGGCACCTCGGAGGCAGCTTACTGCGGAGTCCCAGTTGTGGCTACGCCCATGTATGGCGATCAATTCGTCAATACAGCCGCTTTGGTCGAGCGAGGCATGGGCACTATCCTGAATTTCGAGGACATAGGGGAAAACACGGTGATGAGGGCACTGAAGAAGGCATTGGACAAGAA GTTCCATGATGCTGCCAAGGTCGTCTCCCACTCTTTTCACCACCGCCCTCAGCAGGCCCTGCATACAGCCATTTGGTGGGTAGAGCATGTGGCCCACACAGGCGGAGATCCTCTGCTGAAGCCCAGTGCCGTCCAGATGTCCCGATTCGTGTACTACTCCCTGGACGTCTATGCGGTGTTGACCCTGGTTCTGGGCAGCATCATTGCCAGTTGGGTGTGGCTCCTTCGACTCTGCTGCGGATCCAGTGCCGCCCAGAAGTCTAAGAGGGACTAG
- the LOC6529623 gene encoding UDP-glycosyltransferase UGT5 isoform X1: protein MCCWRAFCLLALLSLVVSSDSLQILGLFPHPAISHFKFFHPIMRGLAEAGHSVDVIGPFEDKDPPKGYKDHLLPPSTLTDTINLEDFERPYRFLFHYIEFFILYNMGKEDCNTTLHSRALKEILKNPPGYYDVILLEQFNSDCAMSVAHVLQAPVIAMSSCALMPWHYERFGAPLIPSYISALFQGQSQEMSFAGRLGNWITVHSLNVLYKLFTVPAGNALIRQRFGPRVPSTENLVRNTSLMLINQHFSLSGPKPLPPNVIEVGGVHITPPKPLPSDLQKILDNASKGVILISWGSQLKASSLPAARRDGIVRAIGRLEQEVIWKYENDTLPNKPPNLHIRKWLPQRDILAHPNLKVFMSHGGLMGTTEAVSSAVPIVGVPIYGDQSLNIAALVQRGMALQLELRKLDENTVYEALTKALDPSFKARAKEVASAYNNRIQGPLETAIWWVEHVAETKGAPLTQPSAVHLSRFVYYSLDVYLVVALTLLLPVIMLLGLVRMCKRREPKGDYKLKRK from the exons ATGTGTTGTTGGAGGGCTTTCTGCCTGCTGGCGCTACTTTCTCTGGTCGTTTCCAGCGACTCCCTGCAAATTCTGGGTCTGTTTCCGCACCCGGCCATCAGTCACTTCAAGTTCTTTCACCCAATTATGCGCGGATTGGCCGAGGCCGGTCACAGTGTGGATGTCATAGGTCCCTTTGAGGACAAAGACCCTCCAAAGGGATACAAGGACCACCTGCTACCGCCCTCCACCTTGACCGACACTATCAACTTAGAG GACTTCGAACGGCCTTATCGCTTCCTATTTCACTATATAGAGTTCTTTATTCTGTACAACATGGGAAAAGAGGACTGCAATACCACACTGCACAGCAGAGCCCTAAAAGAGATCCTGAAGAATCCTCCTGGTTACTACGATGTCATTTTACTGGAGCAATTCAATTCTGACTGTGCGATGAGTGTGGCCCATGTGCTCCAAGCTCCGGTCATTGCAATGAGCAGCTGTGCCCTGATGCCATGGCACTACGAACGATTTGGAGCCCCTCTGATCCCGTCATATATATCAGCACTGTTCCAGGGCCAATCCCAGGAAATGTCCTTTGCGGGACGATTGGGCAACTGGATTACTGTCCACTCCCTCAATGTGCTGTACAA ACTATTTACAGTTCCCGCCGGAAATGCCTTGATTAGACAAAGATTCGGTCCTAGAGTGCCGTCCACGGAGAACTTGGTGAGGAATACTTCTTTGATGCTGATCAACCAGCACTTTTCGCTCAGTGGACCAAAGCCACTGCCCCCGAACGTCATCGAAGTAGGTGGTGTGCACATCACTCCACCCAAACCACTGCCTTCCGATCTTCAGAAAATACTGGATAACGCATCCAAAGGAGTCATTCTAATTAGCTGGGGCTCTCAGCTGAAAGCGAGTTCTCTTCCCGCTGCCCGGCGAGATGGGATCGTTAGAGCGATTGGAAGATTGGAGCAGGAAGTCATCTGGAAGTATGAAAATGACACGCTGCCCAATAAACCACCTAATCTCCATATCAGGAAGTGGCTGCCTCAGAGAGACATCCTAGCTCATCCAAATCTAAAGGTATTTATGTCTCACGGTGGCCTGATGGGCACCACGGAGGCGGTGTCCAGCGCTGTACCCATTGTGGGTGTCCCAATTTACGGCGACCAATCGCTCAATATTGCCGCATTGGTGCAGCGGGGAATGGCCCTGCAACTAGAGCTTAGGAAACTGGATGAGAATACTGTCTATGAAGCGTTGACGAAGGCACTGGACCCGTCTTTCAAAGCGAGAGCGAAGGAGGTGGCCTCTGCGTACAACAACCGCATCCAGGGTCCCTTGGAGACGGCCATTTGGTGGGTGGAACATGTGGCGGAGACGAAGGGAGCTCCTCTGACCCAACCAAGCGCCGTGCATCTCTCCCGCTTTGTTTATTACTCCTTGGACGTATACTTGGTGGTGGCCCTAACCCTGCTACTACCTGTGATCATGCTCTTGGGATTAGTTCGAATGTGCA
- the LOC6529623 gene encoding UDP-glycosyltransferase UGT5 isoform X2, translated as MGKEDCNTTLHSRALKEILKNPPGYYDVILLEQFNSDCAMSVAHVLQAPVIAMSSCALMPWHYERFGAPLIPSYISALFQGQSQEMSFAGRLGNWITVHSLNVLYKLFTVPAGNALIRQRFGPRVPSTENLVRNTSLMLINQHFSLSGPKPLPPNVIEVGGVHITPPKPLPSDLQKILDNASKGVILISWGSQLKASSLPAARRDGIVRAIGRLEQEVIWKYENDTLPNKPPNLHIRKWLPQRDILAHPNLKVFMSHGGLMGTTEAVSSAVPIVGVPIYGDQSLNIAALVQRGMALQLELRKLDENTVYEALTKALDPSFKARAKEVASAYNNRIQGPLETAIWWVEHVAETKGAPLTQPSAVHLSRFVYYSLDVYLVVALTLLLPVIMLLGLVRMCKRREPKGDYKLKRK; from the exons ATGGGAAAAGAGGACTGCAATACCACACTGCACAGCAGAGCCCTAAAAGAGATCCTGAAGAATCCTCCTGGTTACTACGATGTCATTTTACTGGAGCAATTCAATTCTGACTGTGCGATGAGTGTGGCCCATGTGCTCCAAGCTCCGGTCATTGCAATGAGCAGCTGTGCCCTGATGCCATGGCACTACGAACGATTTGGAGCCCCTCTGATCCCGTCATATATATCAGCACTGTTCCAGGGCCAATCCCAGGAAATGTCCTTTGCGGGACGATTGGGCAACTGGATTACTGTCCACTCCCTCAATGTGCTGTACAA ACTATTTACAGTTCCCGCCGGAAATGCCTTGATTAGACAAAGATTCGGTCCTAGAGTGCCGTCCACGGAGAACTTGGTGAGGAATACTTCTTTGATGCTGATCAACCAGCACTTTTCGCTCAGTGGACCAAAGCCACTGCCCCCGAACGTCATCGAAGTAGGTGGTGTGCACATCACTCCACCCAAACCACTGCCTTCCGATCTTCAGAAAATACTGGATAACGCATCCAAAGGAGTCATTCTAATTAGCTGGGGCTCTCAGCTGAAAGCGAGTTCTCTTCCCGCTGCCCGGCGAGATGGGATCGTTAGAGCGATTGGAAGATTGGAGCAGGAAGTCATCTGGAAGTATGAAAATGACACGCTGCCCAATAAACCACCTAATCTCCATATCAGGAAGTGGCTGCCTCAGAGAGACATCCTAGCTCATCCAAATCTAAAGGTATTTATGTCTCACGGTGGCCTGATGGGCACCACGGAGGCGGTGTCCAGCGCTGTACCCATTGTGGGTGTCCCAATTTACGGCGACCAATCGCTCAATATTGCCGCATTGGTGCAGCGGGGAATGGCCCTGCAACTAGAGCTTAGGAAACTGGATGAGAATACTGTCTATGAAGCGTTGACGAAGGCACTGGACCCGTCTTTCAAAGCGAGAGCGAAGGAGGTGGCCTCTGCGTACAACAACCGCATCCAGGGTCCCTTGGAGACGGCCATTTGGTGGGTGGAACATGTGGCGGAGACGAAGGGAGCTCCTCTGACCCAACCAAGCGCCGTGCATCTCTCCCGCTTTGTTTATTACTCCTTGGACGTATACTTGGTGGTGGCCCTAACCCTGCTACTACCTGTGATCATGCTCTTGGGATTAGTTCGAATGTGCA